The Henckelia pumila isolate YLH828 chromosome 2, ASM3356847v2, whole genome shotgun sequence genome includes a window with the following:
- the LOC140877451 gene encoding uncharacterized protein: protein MTQRINVKMNHLHRIIHIGDVECVVNLRMNRNNFSRFCYLLTHVGGLVESRYVCIEEKVAMFLLNSLMLMTLAPTILGNGSRDGALEGTYVSVHVPTMEKTRYRTRKDTIAVNVLRVCDHDMKFIYALMGWEGSTSDPRVLRDAFTGDDIFKVSRGEYVIIEMLEETVKLVHKIIRSYSIGDTLKLEMSEMIPLRK, encoded by the exons ATGACGCAAAGAATAAATGTGAAAATGAATCATTTGCATAGGATTATTCACATAGGAGATGTTGAGTGCGTGGTAAACTTGAGAATGAATAGAAATAATTTTTCACGATTTTGTTACTTGCTAACTCATGTTGGAGGGCTAGTCGAGTCTAGATATGTGTGTATTGAAGAGAAGGTTGCAATGTTTCT GTTAAACTCTCTCATGTTGATGACACTTGCACCAACGATTCTTGGAAATGGTTCAAG GGATGGTGCATTGGAAGGAACGTATGTCAGTGTACATGTACCAACCATGGAGAAGACGCGATATAGAACAAGAAAAGATACTATTGCAGTGAACGTTCTTAGGGTTTGCGACCATGACATGAAGTTCATATATGCACTTATGGGGTGGGAGGGATCTACATCAGATCCTAGAGTTCTTCGTGATGCCTTTACTGGTGACGATATATTTAAAGTTTCAAGAG GTGAGTACGTTATCATAGAGATGCTTGAGGAAACCGTGAAATTGGTCCACAAAATTATAAGGAGTTATTCAATTGGAGACACTCTCAAGCTTGAAAT GTCTGAAATGATCCCATTGAGGAAGTGA